A window of the Maniola hyperantus chromosome 16, iAphHyp1.2, whole genome shotgun sequence genome harbors these coding sequences:
- the LOC117989342 gene encoding inositol-tetrakisphosphate 1-kinase-like, which produces MSERMPFERSIGIWMSDKKSQKLNWKELNHACNSHGFNLIKLELERPFEEQGRIDVLLHKLTDIIAAADQGDLKALMNIRRVEQYLSNHPGITVIDPLDNVRILLNRYCYYTILQEEASFQNQGIFMPAFAEFTTNNIEQNIEIMRQRGVRFPVICKQTIAHGSKSAHEMVLIFNERGLHVCKAPCVVQSFVNHNAVLHKVFVVGNRYHICERPSLKNFYASDDLEPIYYRTGEVCKADSQSTLSILDPHDKADTKITLNEDKIKSIIRVLRKKIELILLGFDVVIDNTTGNHAVIDINVFPSYDNFPNFFEHLLECINESLIKSNGETLESNVADNLVGNYRLNGLINVGEGRASYRVMGMNIIN; this is translated from the exons ATGAGCGAAAGAATGCCTTTCGAAAGAAGTATAGGAATTTGGATGTCGGATAAGAAAAGCCAAAAACTTAATTGGAAAGAATTGAATCATGCCTGTAACTCTCATGGTTTTAACCTAATCaag ttggAGTTGGAGAGACCGTTTGAAGAGCAAGGTAGAATAGATGTTTTGCTCCACAAACTTACGGACATAATAGCTGCCGCAGATCAAGGTGACCTGAAG gcTTTAATGAACATACGACGCGTGGAACAGTATTTATCTAATCATCCCGGTATAACTGTAATTGACCCCTTGGACAACGTGAGAATTTTATTAAACCG TTATTGTTATTACACAATACTACAAGAAGAAGCATCATTCCAAAACCAGGGTATATTCATGCCAGCTTTTGCTGAGTTTACGACAAATAACATCGAACAAAACATTGAGATTATGAGGCAAAGGGGGGTAAGATTTCCCGTGATATGCAAGCAGACTATCGCGCATGGCTCCAAGTCAGCACATGAAATGGTACTGATATTCAATGAGAGAGGACTTCATGTTTGTAAAGCACCGTGTGTAGTGCAAAGTTTTGTAAACCACAATGCTGTATTGCATAAAGTGTTTGTGGTTGGAAATAG GTATCACATTTGTGAACgaccaagtttaaaaaatttctaCGCCTCCGACGACTTGGAGCCAATTTACTACAGAACAGGGGAAGTCTGCAAAGCGGATAGCCAGTCCACACTATCCATTTTAGACCCACACGACAAGGCTGATACAAAAATAACCCTTAACGAGGACAAAATAAAGTCGATTATCCGAGTACTCAGAAAAAAGATTGAGCTAATTCTTCTCGGCTTCGACGTAGTTATAGACAACACGACAGGTAATCACGCGGTTATTGATATTAATGTGTTCCCAAGTTACGACAATTTTCCTAACTTTTTCGAGCATTTATTAGAATGTATTAATGAGAGTTTGATTAAGTCTAACGGTGAAACTTTAGAGAGTAATGTAGCGGATAATTTAGTTGGCAACTATAGGTTAAACGGTTTAATTAATGTGGGCGAAGGTCGGGCTAGCTATAGGGTAATgggaatgaatattataaactaa
- the LOC117989343 gene encoding uncharacterized protein, which translates to MSVEEVVSAKCRLLELFSDLGDAETESIEKWICSHSYKKDLEYKKSLISSAKLLKRIGDSIKKMVPFEAEMQTEHITPPRIGDQADCDKDNTCHVDEFLYDEKQVENLVKKGKLRRQFCLDCRSRNIKDLTFISHSMSRQALQYIFKVLLPRDLEGKQILDVGSRLGAVLYAAYHFSNAAKVVGIEINKECCEVQEKIIAQYSMDIDRISVINSDVLERQDIVECSDVIIINVLDFFVDEEKHRELWYFFKKHIKKGTYLVANRSMAETLGCLGIFEEFMDWLSICKPNQRDNEIFFDVEDYSELYLYSIN; encoded by the exons ATGTCTGTTGAAGAAGTGGTTAGTGCGAAATGTCGTTTATTAGAACTTTTCTCTGACCTCGGTGACGCAGAAACAGAATCGATTGAAAAATGGATATGTTCTCATTCATATAAAAAAG ATTTAGAATACAAAAAGTCGCTAATAAGTTCAGCTAAGTTATTAAAGAGGATTGgagattctataaaaaaaatggtgCCTTTTGAGGCTGAGATGCAAACAGAGCACATCACACCACCAAGAATTGGAGACCAAGCTGATTGTGATAAAGACAATACCTGTCATGTAGATGAGTTTCTTTATGATGAAAAACAGGTTGAGAACTTAGTCAAAAAGGGAAAACTGAGACGACAATTTTGTTTGGATTGTAGGTCTCGAAATATAAAG gatttaACATTTATATCCCATTCAATGTCAAGACAGGCCTTGCAATACATATTCAAAGTACTTCTTCCCAGAGATTTGGAAGGCAAACAAATATTAGATGTAGGGTCACGACTGGGAGCAGTTTTGTATGCT GCCTATCACTTCTCAAATGCAGCAAAAGTAGTTGGTATTGAGATAAATAAAGAATGCTGTGAAGTTCAAGAAAAGATAATTGCACAGTATTCAATGGACATAGACAGAATATCAGTAATAAATTCAGATGTATTAGAGAGGCAAGACATTGTTGAATGTTcagatgtaataataataaatgttctTGACTTTTTTGTTGATGAAGAGAAACACAGAGAATTGTGGTATTTCTTTAAGAAACATATAAAAAAGGGCACTTATTTAGTAGCAAATAGAAGCATGGCAGAAACATTGGGCTGTTTGGGAATATTTGAAGAATTCATGGACTGGCTAAGCATATGTAAACCAAATCAGAGAGATAATGAAATCTTTTTTGATGTGGAAGATTATAGTGAATTATATTTGtattcaataaattaa